TTTAGGAAGTGGGAGTAAGACTGTCTACGGACCGGGTTTTCTCACAAACAAAGATGTTATTTTAGTCACATTCAATTATAGACTTGGTGCCCTTGGCTTTATTTGTCTTAATATAAAAGAAGCACCAGGAAACGCTGGATTGAAAGATCAAATAGCAGCATTGAAATGGGTTCAGAAAAATATTGCTGCATTTGGAGGCGATCCTGATAACGTAACAGTGTTTGGTGAAAGTGCCGGAGGTACCTCAGTTTCACTGCTATTAGCTAGTGAGGCTTCTACCGGATTATTTAAAAGAGCAATCGTTCAAAGTGGATCATCATTATCTAATTGGGCTATAAATAGAAACCCCGTTTGGATAGCTAGTCTCCTAGTCAAATCTCTTGGACATACTACAGAAGATCCcaatgaaatatacaaaatattatctaaattgaGTTACAGAGAGCTCACTGCTATTACCGCAAAAAAACCAATAGGCTTATTTTTTGATACTCAAATTCTACATCTACCGTGTATTGAAACTAATATCCCGGGAACAGAACCTGTATTAACCGATTTACCATACAACGTTTTTAAAAGTAGGCCCAAGGACATAGAAGTGCTATATGGAACTACAAGCAAGGAAGGTTACTTTTTAGTGGCTATGGAAACAGAAGAATCTGCTAGAGAAAGGAACGGGCGTTATTTATTCGCTTCTGATCTTACTTTTTCATCTGAACTTGAAGCAATGAAGGTAGCTGAGGAAGTAAAAGAGTTTTATTTCGGTGAAGATGAAATCAGTTTACAGAAACACCTGAATATAACAGATCTATACACacaattgtattttgaaataccagttatttttgaaacagattttttagtaaatagaaTCAAATCAGGTGTGTAtaactacatttttaattattctggaGCAAGAAATTTTATGAAAAGAAGGAGTGGTTATTCAGCCCAACAAGGAGCGTGTCATGCagatgatttattttacttattcgaCGGATACCTGATACCTTTCAGAATAAATAATGAGGATTCTAGAATTATCGAATATATGACGAGTATGTGGACAAATTTCGCAAAATACGggtaagaattaaaaattaaacgaaataattttatttttagtatataatgtaatatattgtattagtaTGGACATAATTGTATCTGAAAATTCTTAAAAAGTCGAAAAATtcctaaattataattaattatgattttggaAATGATTTGGAATCATGATAGATCcggattgattttattatatatatttaaatttaaattgaactacTGATTCtctaattaagaaaaaacactaataaaaatatacatgattactttaatacttatgatgatattttttttttttcagtaatccTACTCCGGATTCAAGTGATCTGCCAGTAAAATGGACACCGAGtactaaagataatttaaatttcctatACATTGATAGTGAGCTGAAAATGGGCCCAATGCCTAACCCTGAATCTTATCGGTTATGGAAAGATatctataacaaatattacaagactgatataagataacattttatagaataaataaattgtgtatttattataaatgtaaattatttttataatattctcaaAACCACAAAACCGATGTGAGGTCCTGAGAGAtttgagtaaaaatattttgtcaaaaaaacatcaaaagatAGACAAAAATTCATCAAAAGATAGGCCAATGACtgaaaattaagattttttttatagttaaattatagtTCGTAATGCTAAATTCTaagttaagtaaattattacttGCGTCACCTAGTAAAAACTTTCGCTATTGTTTCTTacctctttatatttattttgtttacacaaACTAATTATGTGATAGGCCTCTGTCTCTATGGCCTATCACATAATATCTCTGTTCTTCTACTTATGACCTCTAGATCAAAGAATCCTTCTCAAAGAAAACTAGCAATTATAATTCCTGCGTTGTTGGGCAAATTTAAGTACAATCCCGATACTGTTACTCCTGTATTCCAATAGGATGGCAAACGACAAGACCGGAAAAAAACCGCACTTAAGTGTAAACGCTTCTAACTTACATAGTACAGGTGCTGCTGTTGAAAAAGGTTCTgtgatcaaaaaaaaaaaatagtttatcttCTAAATTGATGTTAAGTATACACTGTTGAGTCAAATCCTCATTTTTCCAtgctttcaattaatttttgatGAAAGATTCCGATGctatttgtgtaaaaaaaatgttggtaaGCAAATAtggatataagaaaaaaaaaacaagcaattataataaaaggacAGAAgctttataaacataaacattcaTCTCGCATCAAAGATTCTACTGATTGACAGGTAATTATATCGAGGGTTATATTTGATAAGTTTCTACGTTAATTTGACAAGTGACGTCTTTTGGGCCTCGAAGATTTGGCATGATATGAATTAAGTCTTAATAGATTAATCGACTTCTtccaaaatataagtaataacaatataattataaatatggaagTCACTTTAGAAGGATGTCAGCGTGTGTTGGTATTGATTTTTagataggtttatttttttttaattatatgtcatGCCTTCTTTCTATTCCATTttcgactttatttttattttcattttctaatTCTGATCTACTTGCAATATTCTTTAACAGTATTTTATccctttttttctaattatcttGTTTCTTTGTATCACTAGCTGTGGATTTCGAGTCACgtagtaacattaaatttagGTGTTTTCTATATAAATGCAAAGCTGGAGCAAATTGCTAGTTTACAGTTTACACACATGCACAAATTTCCTACAATAGCAACGTTATGAATATTACAAGCGGAGTCCACCTAAGTTGTTCGCACATTTACAGGATCACACTAAATTTAGAATCATGCATAAACCTGTacgtaattttgtttataatttatagaacgTTTTAGATAACAGTAACAGTTTGAGCTATAAcgttaattattacttttagataaatatttaggaAAATTGATGATAAGTTGATAGGACACTTGGTGGGCTATTTACCGCCTATCAGTAATTACCATCGTTaagttctggtttgaagggtgagtgagttaaTGTAACTACATGAACAAGGGCcgtaacatcttattttccaaggttagtggcgcattagTTATGTAGTAGTATGTATGTGCGCAGGGTACGTGAGCAGGGGttcccacttaccatcagatggtctaCCATCTGACTACCAATTTTATCAGAAAAGGAGAAAACCACTCTCAATAATATTAACGGTACGGACGAGACGGCGACAAAGATTTGTTAagggtaaaatttaaatagcgacccataatttaattaatccgATCATGAATAGTCTTATCGAATACCAACCAGAACAGCCCAGGAATCCGGAATTCCTTCATGGAAGACAACTGCACACAACAATGCGCATTGTAGAATCGTGATAGAGATTCAAGCTTTCTCCTCTTTCTTTACTTAATGTTAGTCGTGAGTTTAATCAACTTATAatcattgaaaaaattaaattcaatacttagtttatttaacttcacctgTTCGTATTTGTGTAatgttgctatttattttaaacgtattttgtactgtagtctattccaatcgaaagaggaatgaagataaacaaaaataatcgaaTTTGGTATCGTACCATGCAAAGTGAGCGTCCTCACATACCTTGGTTTGCTAGATTCAAAATAAACAGGTTGTATATTACTACAGCTCATGGTCTTAAGGCTGGACATAATATCCCAACAAAAAGTTTTAAGATTCTTATGAAAAAAATGGTTTCTCCTTATTGTGATAATGGTGGAAATTTTGAAGATCTATATCACTTGTTGATGGAATGTGGCAAGACTCAGAATCAGAGAAAGTTActcttaactaatttaaaagaatGTTTGTTCGATGTTGGATTTGTTCAGAGTATTCTATTAGATCCTTTATTAGAATCTGCTAGGATGTTCCTGGAATTCTATTTAAtggctattaataataaataatgtttaaaccaAAGGGAGAAGGGACAATGGGACTGACGTACCTGTGTAGGACAAAagttccaaaattaaattaaaacaaaaaccttatatttacgaATGCCACGCGATTTGCTAACCCCAGCTATATTGTGTAATACTGACAGTAcagtagtaaatatttttatttataatataacactattctACCCAACtacttttatcatatttaattttaatatcaaa
This genomic stretch from Vanessa atalanta chromosome 5, ilVanAtal1.2, whole genome shotgun sequence harbors:
- the LOC125064418 gene encoding esterase FE4-like, with the translated sequence MRYRRKYIVLFTLVVMNLIDQPAPEVKIAQGTLSGKISADGTVFEYIGIPYASTNSSTRFQAPGPPPSWEGVYKAVDEIYLCAQKSFIGVIGTEDCLKINVYVPAMPKTKPLAVMVYIHGGAFYLGSGSKTVYGPGFLTNKDVILVTFNYRLGALGFICLNIKEAPGNAGLKDQIAALKWVQKNIAAFGGDPDNVTVFGESAGGTSVSLLLASEASTGLFKRAIVQSGSSLSNWAINRNPVWIASLLVKSLGHTTEDPNEIYKILSKLSYRELTAITAKKPIGLFFDTQILHLPCIETNIPGTEPVLTDLPYNVFKSRPKDIEVLYGTTSKEGYFLVAMETEESARERNGRYLFASDLTFSSELEAMKVAEEVKEFYFGEDEISLQKHLNITDLYTQLYFEIPVIFETDFLVNRIKSGVYNYIFNYSGARNFMKRRSGYSAQQGACHADDLFYLFDGYLIPFRINNEDSRIIEYMTSMWTNFAKYGNPTPDSSDLPVKWTPSTKDNLNFLYIDSELKMGPMPNPESYRLWKDIYNKYYKTDIQVLLLKKVL